The following are encoded together in the Xanthomonas vesicatoria ATCC 35937 genome:
- a CDS encoding SGNH/GDSL hydrolase family protein, which yields MAASATPQRYLALGDSYTIGEGVASEQRWPVQLADGLRAYGWNVAPPQIVATTGWTTDELQAGIDTAAPQGPFELVSLLIGVNNQYRGRSLDEYRTQFDALLQRAIAFAGGHAARVVVLSIPDWGLTPFARAQGGDAALITAQIDAFNSVAADRCAVHAVRFVDITAISRDGGDAVDMLVDDGLHPSGAMYARWTTVALPAARDALGAVGSVDTIA from the coding sequence ATGGCGGCGTCTGCTACGCCGCAGCGCTATCTGGCGCTTGGCGACTCATACACCATCGGCGAAGGCGTTGCCTCGGAGCAGCGCTGGCCGGTGCAACTGGCAGATGGGCTGCGCGCGTACGGTTGGAACGTGGCGCCGCCGCAGATCGTCGCCACCACCGGCTGGACGACCGACGAATTGCAGGCTGGTATCGACACGGCCGCGCCGCAGGGGCCGTTCGAGCTGGTGAGCCTGCTGATCGGCGTCAACAACCAATACCGCGGGCGCTCGCTGGACGAGTACCGCACCCAGTTCGATGCGTTGTTGCAGCGCGCGATCGCGTTTGCCGGCGGTCATGCTGCGCGCGTGGTGGTGCTATCGATTCCGGATTGGGGGCTGACACCATTCGCGCGTGCGCAAGGTGGCGATGCAGCGCTGATCACTGCACAGATCGACGCCTTTAACAGCGTGGCGGCAGACCGTTGCGCAGTGCACGCCGTGCGGTTTGTCGACATCACCGCCATCAGCCGCGATGGCGGTGATGCTGTCGACATGCTGGTCGACGATGGCCTGCACCCCTCAGGTGCGATGTACGCACGTTGGACAACTGTCGCGCTGCCTGCGGCGCGCGATGCGCTGGGTGCTGTCGGGTCTGTGGACACGATTGCGTAA
- a CDS encoding amidohydrolase, whose protein sequence is MRSILFAALGAALLCGPASAASRFVQDPYPSTYRALASGPVLIQHATVLTGTGERLDDADVLLRDGKVAAVGRALEAPADARRIDGTGKWVTPGIIDVHSHLGVYPSPGVSAHSDGNEMTAPVTPNVWAEHSIWPQDPGFGTALAGGITSLQILPGSANLIGGRGVTLKNVASTTYQGMKFPGAPWGLKMACGENPKRVYGEKGGPATRMGNVAGYRAAFIDAAEYLQKNAPKKKTEKKRHWWSKGGDNDSSGDAGGKRDLKLDTLAGAINGDIRVHIHCYRADEMATMLDLSKEFGFHIAAFHHGVEAYKLADRLAQENVCGALWADWWGFKMEAFDGIQENIAMVDRPANSCAIVHSDSEEGIQRLNQEAAKVIANASRSGTEIAPERAIRWLTSNAAKALGIEKQTGALEPGKMGDVVVWNGNPFSSYALAEQVYIDGAQVYDRHNRALQPVSDFMLGQEVAR, encoded by the coding sequence ATGCGTTCCATCCTGTTCGCCGCCCTTGGCGCGGCGCTGCTGTGCGGGCCTGCGTCTGCGGCATCGCGGTTTGTGCAAGACCCCTACCCCAGCACCTACCGCGCGCTTGCGTCCGGTCCGGTGCTGATCCAGCACGCCACGGTCCTCACCGGCACCGGCGAGCGGCTGGACGATGCCGATGTACTGCTGCGCGACGGCAAGGTGGCCGCGGTGGGCCGCGCACTCGAAGCACCCGCCGATGCGCGCCGCATCGATGGCACCGGCAAGTGGGTCACACCCGGCATCATCGACGTGCACTCGCATCTGGGCGTCTACCCCAGCCCCGGCGTCAGCGCGCACAGCGATGGCAACGAGATGACCGCACCGGTGACGCCCAACGTCTGGGCCGAGCACTCGATCTGGCCGCAGGACCCGGGTTTCGGCACCGCGCTGGCCGGCGGCATCACTTCGCTGCAGATCCTGCCTGGCTCGGCCAACCTGATCGGCGGGCGCGGCGTCACGCTCAAGAACGTGGCCTCCACCACCTACCAGGGCATGAAGTTTCCCGGCGCGCCGTGGGGCCTGAAGATGGCCTGCGGCGAAAATCCCAAGCGCGTCTACGGCGAAAAGGGCGGCCCCGCCACCCGCATGGGCAACGTGGCCGGCTACCGCGCCGCGTTCATCGATGCGGCAGAGTATCTGCAGAAAAACGCACCGAAGAAGAAGACCGAGAAGAAGCGCCATTGGTGGAGCAAAGGCGGCGACAACGACAGCAGCGGCGATGCAGGTGGCAAGCGCGACCTGAAACTCGACACGCTGGCCGGCGCCATCAACGGCGATATCCGCGTGCACATCCACTGCTACCGCGCCGATGAAATGGCGACCATGCTCGACCTGTCCAAGGAATTCGGCTTCCACATCGCCGCCTTCCATCACGGCGTGGAGGCCTACAAGCTGGCCGACCGGCTGGCGCAGGAAAACGTCTGCGGTGCACTGTGGGCCGATTGGTGGGGTTTCAAGATGGAGGCCTTCGACGGCATCCAGGAGAATATTGCCATGGTCGACCGCCCGGCCAACAGCTGCGCCATCGTGCATTCGGATTCGGAAGAAGGCATTCAGCGGTTGAACCAGGAAGCCGCCAAGGTGATCGCCAACGCAAGCCGCAGCGGCACCGAGATTGCGCCCGAGCGCGCCATCCGCTGGCTCACCAGCAACGCCGCCAAGGCGCTCGGGATCGAGAAACAGACCGGTGCGCTGGAGCCGGGCAAGATGGGCGATGTGGTGGTGTGGAACGGCAATCCTTTCAGTTCTTACGCCTTGGCCGAACAGGTCTACATCGACGGTGCGCAGGTCTACGACCGGCATAACCGCGCACTGCAACCGGTGTCGGACTTCATGCTGGGCCAGGAGGTGGCACGATGA
- a CDS encoding polysaccharide deacetylase family protein has translation MTTPETLYRIPSRPYRWAGLFALSQLAVAVLWWHVGWVWGLPALVVSHALFVVPVFLPRARLYAPVLARLPGRGPQVWLTIDDGPSDDTPAILELLDAYDAKATFFVVGARAEQRPELVREIVRRGHGIGNHSHTHPQAWFWALGPRRMAQEIGLAQRTLASITGQAPRLYRSVVGMTNPFVASPLRAHGLTRVAWSARGFDGVRCEPSATVARIVRDLRPGAIVLLHEGAAHGHNLAILRGVLEAMRERGLVGRRPD, from the coding sequence ATGACCACGCCGGAAACGCTGTATCGCATCCCCTCTCGCCCCTACCGCTGGGCGGGCTTATTTGCCCTTTCGCAGCTGGCGGTGGCGGTGCTGTGGTGGCATGTGGGCTGGGTCTGGGGCCTGCCGGCGCTGGTGGTATCGCATGCGTTATTCGTGGTGCCGGTGTTCCTGCCGCGCGCACGCCTGTACGCGCCGGTGCTGGCGCGGCTGCCTGGTCGCGGGCCGCAGGTCTGGCTGACCATCGATGATGGCCCGTCCGACGACACCCCTGCCATTCTCGAACTGCTCGATGCTTACGACGCCAAGGCCACCTTCTTCGTGGTCGGCGCGCGTGCCGAACAGCGGCCGGAGCTGGTGCGCGAGATCGTGCGCCGCGGGCATGGCATCGGCAACCACAGCCATACCCATCCGCAGGCCTGGTTCTGGGCGCTGGGGCCGCGCCGCATGGCGCAGGAAATCGGCCTGGCGCAGCGCACCCTGGCCAGCATCACCGGGCAGGCCCCGCGGCTGTACCGCTCGGTGGTGGGCATGACCAACCCCTTCGTCGCCTCGCCGCTGCGCGCGCATGGCCTGACCCGCGTGGCCTGGAGCGCGCGCGGTTTCGACGGCGTGCGCTGCGAGCCGAGCGCCACCGTGGCGCGCATCGTGCGCGACCTGCGCCCCGGCGCTATCGTGCTGCTGCACGAAGGTGCCGCGCATGGCCACAACCTGGCCATCCTGCGGGGCGTACTGGAGGCGATGCGGGAACGTGGCCTGGTGGGGCGACGCCCGGATTGA
- a CDS encoding DUF924 family protein yields the protein MSMIAKTERNKQADVVLAFWELAGFARWFTQNDAFDANVRQHFSEQHFAAARGDYAHWMARAEDALALLILLDQFPRNAFRGSAHAYATDGLALRYAKQALEQGFDQQVSPQLRLFFYLPFGHAEASREQARAMQLIAALDDAENTRWAAEHEQIIQRFGRFPHRNTVLGRETTAEEQQFLDAGGFAG from the coding sequence ATGTCGATGATTGCCAAAACCGAGCGCAACAAACAGGCCGATGTGGTGCTGGCTTTCTGGGAACTGGCCGGCTTCGCGCGCTGGTTCACGCAAAACGATGCGTTCGATGCCAACGTTCGCCAGCACTTTAGCGAGCAGCATTTTGCCGCCGCGCGGGGGGACTATGCACATTGGATGGCGCGTGCCGAAGATGCGCTGGCATTGCTGATCCTGCTGGATCAGTTTCCACGTAATGCGTTCCGGGGCAGTGCGCACGCCTATGCCACCGACGGGCTGGCGTTGCGTTATGCCAAGCAGGCGCTGGAACAGGGGTTCGATCAACAGGTCTCGCCACAATTGCGGCTGTTTTTCTATCTGCCGTTCGGTCACGCAGAAGCGTCGCGGGAGCAGGCACGTGCCATGCAACTGATCGCTGCACTGGACGATGCGGAGAACACGCGCTGGGCGGCGGAGCATGAGCAGATCATCCAGCGCTTCGGCCGTTTTCCGCATCGCAATACGGTGCTGGGGCGCGAGACCACCGCCGAAGAACAGCAGTTTCTCGATGCCGGCGGGTTTGCCGGTTGA
- a CDS encoding amidohydrolase family protein: MSRAWFARPGLRALAALAMVALAAPAAAQQVLIRDATVHTATAQGTLQHTDVLVQNGVIRAIGSNLAAPADGRVIDARGRPLTPALFGGITEIGIEEVSGEDSTVDSGIKLAEQPMRPEFDVTLAYNPDSVLVPVARVEGIGFTALGATTSGAFIAGQGGIVRLDGSPDPVGPHALFLRIGAAASDLTGSSRAAQWMLLDQLVAEARGRVPADSPHALLTPMGRSVLAKYLAGQGRIVVQVERAADIRQLLRWAQREKVRIAIAGGAEAWKLAPQLAQGKVPVLVNALADLPATFDQIGATLENAARLRAAGVEVSFTQSGDASHNARKLRQLAGNAVANGLPWESGLAGLTRVPAEIFGVADRIGSIAVGKQADLVLWEGDPLDVAHYAEQVWLGGREMPMRSRQTELRDRYLKQAGPLPRAYLK; encoded by the coding sequence ATGAGCCGCGCCTGGTTCGCACGCCCGGGTCTGCGCGCGTTGGCCGCGCTGGCGATGGTCGCACTGGCCGCACCTGCAGCCGCACAGCAGGTGCTGATCCGCGATGCCACCGTGCACACAGCTACCGCGCAGGGCACGCTGCAACACACCGACGTGCTGGTACAGAACGGGGTGATCCGCGCGATTGGCAGCAACCTGGCCGCGCCTGCCGATGGCCGCGTGATCGACGCCAGGGGGCGCCCGCTGACGCCGGCCTTGTTCGGCGGCATCACCGAGATCGGCATCGAAGAAGTGTCAGGCGAAGACAGCACCGTGGACAGCGGCATCAAGCTGGCCGAGCAGCCGATGCGTCCCGAGTTCGACGTCACCCTGGCCTATAACCCCGATTCGGTGCTGGTGCCGGTGGCGCGTGTGGAGGGCATCGGCTTCACCGCGCTGGGCGCCACCACCAGCGGCGCCTTCATCGCAGGACAAGGCGGCATCGTGCGGCTGGACGGCAGCCCGGATCCGGTCGGGCCGCATGCGTTGTTCCTCCGCATCGGCGCGGCGGCGTCCGATCTCACCGGCAGCTCGCGTGCGGCGCAATGGATGCTGCTCGATCAGCTGGTGGCCGAAGCGCGCGGCCGCGTGCCGGCCGATTCGCCGCATGCCTTGCTGACCCCGATGGGCCGCAGCGTGCTGGCCAAGTATCTGGCCGGGCAAGGCCGCATCGTGGTGCAGGTGGAACGCGCCGCCGACATCCGCCAACTGCTGCGCTGGGCACAGCGCGAGAAGGTGCGCATCGCCATCGCAGGTGGCGCCGAAGCCTGGAAGCTGGCGCCGCAACTGGCGCAGGGCAAGGTGCCGGTGCTGGTCAACGCATTGGCCGATCTACCGGCCACCTTTGATCAGATCGGCGCCACGCTGGAAAATGCCGCGCGCCTGCGCGCGGCCGGTGTGGAGGTCAGCTTCACCCAGAGCGGGGATGCCTCGCACAACGCGCGCAAGCTGCGTCAGCTGGCTGGCAATGCGGTAGCCAATGGGCTGCCGTGGGAATCCGGCCTGGCCGGGCTGACCCGCGTGCCCGCAGAGATCTTCGGCGTGGCCGATCGTATCGGCAGTATTGCGGTGGGCAAGCAGGCCGATCTGGTGCTGTGGGAAGGCGACCCGCTGGATGTGGCGCATTACGCCGAGCAGGTATGGCTGGGCGGGCGCGAGATGCCGATGCGCTCGCGCCAGACCGAACTGCGCGACCGCTACCTGAAGCAGGCTGGACCGCTACCGCGTGCGTATCTGAAATAG
- a CDS encoding methyltransferase translates to MSRAQALAIARAFLPKHPLGNRYDYYYTQAKLRTDPLYPGVLAELRSTTAPVLDLGCGLGLLAHALRADGQALMYHGVDVDASKIRRAQHIAQRSQLGNTKFDVVDLSIAWPQHQGSVTILDVLQYLQSDMQASLLRSVAQMLTPGAKLVIRSALGDASGRGRTSRVTDVLAHLSGWMQRMPRSYPTRDSLQAQLDAAGLRATFAPLYGNTPFNNWLIVAETR, encoded by the coding sequence ATGAGCCGCGCACAGGCGCTGGCGATCGCACGCGCTTTCTTGCCCAAGCATCCGCTCGGCAACCGCTACGATTACTACTACACGCAGGCCAAGCTGCGCACCGACCCCTTGTATCCCGGGGTGCTGGCCGAGCTGCGCAGCACCACCGCGCCGGTCCTGGATCTGGGCTGCGGGCTGGGCTTGCTGGCGCATGCACTGCGCGCCGATGGCCAGGCCCTGATGTATCACGGCGTGGATGTGGATGCGTCCAAGATCCGCCGCGCGCAGCACATCGCGCAACGTTCGCAGTTGGGCAATACCAAGTTCGACGTGGTCGACCTGAGCATCGCGTGGCCGCAGCACCAGGGCAGCGTCACCATTCTGGACGTGCTGCAGTATCTGCAGTCGGACATGCAGGCCAGTCTGCTGCGCAGCGTTGCGCAGATGCTCACGCCCGGCGCAAAGCTGGTGATTCGCAGCGCATTGGGCGATGCCAGCGGCCGTGGCCGCACCAGCCGCGTCACCGATGTGCTGGCGCATCTGAGCGGCTGGATGCAGCGCATGCCACGCAGCTACCCCACTCGCGACAGCCTGCAGGCGCAGCTGGATGCAGCCGGCTTGCGTGCGACCTTTGCGCCCCTGTACGGCAACACGCCGTTCAACAACTGGTTGATCGTCGCCGAGACGCGCTGA
- a CDS encoding type 1 glutamine amidotransferase domain-containing protein, with the protein MKILMVLTSHDQLGDTGNKTGFWLEEFAAPYYVFKDAGADITVVSPKGGQPPLDPKSDEPDAQTEATKRFKQDSDAQKVLATTHRLADVKAADFDALLYPGGHGPLWDLAEDKQSIALIEAFAAADKPHGLVCHAPGALRHVKGSDGKPLVSGRRVTGFTNGEEEAVGLTKIVPFLVEDVLTELGGKYEKKADWAVHVITDGTLVTGQNPASSEKTAETLLTLLKG; encoded by the coding sequence ATGAAAATCTTGATGGTGCTCACGTCCCACGACCAATTGGGCGATACCGGCAATAAGACCGGCTTCTGGCTGGAAGAATTCGCCGCGCCGTACTACGTCTTCAAGGATGCCGGCGCCGACATCACCGTGGTCTCGCCCAAGGGCGGCCAGCCGCCGCTGGACCCGAAGAGCGACGAGCCCGACGCGCAGACCGAGGCGACCAAGCGCTTCAAGCAGGATAGCGACGCACAGAAGGTGCTGGCCACCACGCATCGTCTTGCCGACGTCAAGGCCGCGGATTTCGATGCGCTGCTCTATCCGGGCGGTCATGGCCCGTTGTGGGATCTGGCCGAAGACAAGCAGTCGATCGCGCTGATCGAAGCCTTTGCCGCAGCCGATAAGCCGCACGGCCTGGTCTGCCATGCGCCCGGCGCGCTGCGTCACGTCAAAGGCAGCGATGGCAAGCCACTGGTCAGTGGTCGCCGCGTGACCGGTTTCACCAATGGCGAAGAAGAGGCCGTCGGTCTGACCAAGATCGTGCCGTTCCTGGTGGAAGACGTGCTGACCGAGCTCGGTGGAAAGTACGAAAAGAAGGCCGATTGGGCAGTGCACGTGATTACCGACGGCACCCTGGTGACCGGCCAGAACCCGGCCTCGTCGGAAAAGACTGCAGAGACCTTGCTGACGCTGTTGAAGGGCTGA
- the rsgA gene encoding ribosome small subunit-dependent GTPase A codes for MSDTSPNYPTLQSIGWPWPGPPEEAAWQAVFAAHPQALPARVVEQHRTGYVVADTPEASLKAESLPEWQRPRFPSHERAAVGDWVLMEGKRIVALLPRRTSIKRGAAGEHYHQQVIAANIDTVFIVCGLDADFNPRRIERYLLLVGGGGAQPVVVLTKADQTEYAEDALAVLEELEAQNIPLRAVNAKDPESVAALRPWLGDGRTAVLVGSSGAGKSTLTNTLLGTEKMKTNAVRENDSRGRHTTTHRALIPLPTGACLIDTPGMRELKPTGEEDLAEGGFSDVEALAAQCRFNDCAHIAEPGCAVRAAIEADTLDPERVANYMKLRVEVASAAEKLATRVAQNTRGKGSGKRPASVDRPGRR; via the coding sequence ATGAGCGACACATCCCCCAACTACCCCACCCTCCAATCCATCGGCTGGCCCTGGCCCGGGCCGCCGGAAGAGGCGGCCTGGCAGGCGGTGTTTGCCGCGCATCCGCAGGCGTTGCCGGCGCGGGTGGTGGAGCAGCACCGCACCGGCTATGTGGTGGCCGATACGCCGGAGGCCAGCCTCAAGGCCGAGTCGTTGCCGGAGTGGCAGCGGCCGCGCTTTCCCAGCCATGAGCGAGCGGCGGTGGGCGATTGGGTGTTGATGGAGGGCAAGCGCATCGTGGCGCTGCTGCCGCGGCGCACCTCGATCAAGCGTGGGGCGGCCGGCGAGCATTACCACCAGCAGGTGATCGCGGCCAACATCGATACGGTGTTCATCGTGTGCGGGCTGGATGCGGACTTCAATCCGCGCCGCATCGAGCGCTACCTGTTGCTGGTCGGCGGTGGCGGGGCGCAGCCGGTGGTGGTGCTGACCAAGGCCGACCAGACCGAGTACGCCGAGGATGCGTTGGCGGTGCTGGAGGAACTGGAGGCGCAGAACATCCCGCTGCGCGCGGTCAATGCCAAGGACCCGGAGAGCGTGGCCGCACTGCGCCCGTGGCTGGGCGATGGGCGCACGGCGGTACTGGTGGGCTCGTCTGGTGCGGGCAAGTCCACCTTGACCAACACCTTGCTGGGTACCGAGAAAATGAAGACTAATGCGGTGCGCGAGAACGATTCGCGCGGCCGGCATACCACCACGCATCGTGCGTTGATTCCGTTGCCCACCGGTGCGTGCCTGATCGATACGCCCGGCATGCGCGAGCTCAAGCCCACCGGGGAGGAGGATCTGGCCGAAGGCGGTTTCTCCGATGTGGAGGCGCTGGCAGCGCAGTGTCGCTTCAACGATTGCGCGCATATCGCCGAGCCGGGATGCGCGGTGCGCGCGGCGATCGAGGCCGATACGCTGGACCCGGAGCGCGTGGCCAACTACATGAAGCTGCGCGTGGAGGTGGCGAGTGCGGCCGAAAAACTCGCCACCCGTGTTGCGCAGAACACTCGCGGCAAGGGCTCGGGCAAGCGTCCGGCCAGCGTCGATCGTCCCGGACGGCGCTGA
- the grxD gene encoding Grx4 family monothiol glutaredoxin, translating into MSLDPALRSRIDTLLQSSRVVLFMKGQPGMPQCGFSAKAVGVLDGLGIDYAHVNVLADQEIREGIKAYGDWPTIPQLYVDGELIGGSDIILQMADSGELSSMLGLQAPDRSPPKITITPAAVEMLKGALADAPDASLTLAIDANFQPNFQLAPTNPNAIAAESNGLRVQFDLASARRADGITIDWVDDIRGRGLAIDNPNAPKPVQELSVRDADDHLKAGTLTLVDVRPADERALATVNAPFRTLDADERAAIEQLPKDTPLAFLCHRGGRSLQAAEHFRGLGFSNVYNVTGGIDAWSDEVDNGVAKY; encoded by the coding sequence ATGTCCCTCGATCCCGCCCTGCGTTCCCGTATCGATACGCTGCTGCAATCCAGCCGCGTGGTGCTCTTCATGAAAGGCCAGCCCGGCATGCCGCAGTGCGGTTTTTCGGCCAAGGCCGTCGGTGTGCTGGACGGGCTGGGCATCGACTATGCCCACGTCAACGTGCTGGCCGACCAGGAGATCCGCGAGGGCATCAAGGCCTACGGCGACTGGCCGACCATTCCGCAGCTGTACGTGGATGGCGAGCTGATCGGCGGCAGCGACATCATCCTGCAGATGGCCGACAGCGGCGAACTGAGCAGCATGCTCGGCCTGCAGGCACCGGATCGCAGCCCGCCGAAGATCACGATCACCCCGGCCGCCGTGGAGATGCTCAAGGGCGCGCTGGCCGATGCGCCAGATGCCTCGTTGACGCTGGCCATCGACGCCAACTTCCAGCCGAACTTCCAGCTGGCGCCGACCAACCCGAACGCCATCGCGGCCGAATCCAATGGCCTGCGCGTGCAGTTCGACCTGGCCAGCGCGCGCCGCGCCGATGGCATCACCATCGACTGGGTAGACGATATCCGTGGCCGCGGCCTGGCCATCGACAACCCCAACGCGCCCAAGCCGGTGCAGGAGCTGTCGGTGCGCGATGCCGACGACCACCTCAAGGCCGGCACGCTGACCCTGGTGGATGTGCGCCCGGCCGACGAACGTGCACTGGCAACGGTAAACGCACCGTTCCGTACCCTGGATGCGGACGAGCGCGCCGCCATCGAACAGTTACCCAAGGACACCCCGCTGGCGTTCCTGTGCCACCGCGGCGGGCGTAGCCTGCAAGCCGCCGAGCATTTCCGCGGGTTGGGTTTTAGTAATGTCTACAACGTCACCGGCGGCATCGACGCCTGGTCGGACGAGGTGGACAATGGCGTGGCGAAATACTGA
- a CDS encoding flavohemoglobin expression-modulating QEGLA motif protein has product MPSRKGPPDIVHHAALDARLVKAVRGVRLLALASWPRSLQEPFLQSVARGQPELPQVDYPVLDFGDTRRELAAIAKAADPHHPLGAYLIDSTHSWSLAAGLLESLGTSAVSDYSAQLFGVPDDPMPGNGPSTREAARHFIQIAQELDRELLAPEEQVPVSATALRMQLQNDLDGFFEGRVITVTLDPDLLAKAAAGAHRIRLRTGATFSDYDRAQLFHHEALVHSLTALNGRAQVHLPSLGISSPRTTATQEGLATFAEQITGSIDIERMKRISLRIEAIAMARSGADFIDVFRYFTGSGQSASESFSSAQRVFRGVPTAGGGAFTKDTVYLRGLVAVHTFFRHALQRDQLQLCRYLFAGKMALGDVARFAPLFDSGVLIAPRWLPPWVSRVSGLAGMLAFSLFANRIRMDQLQPPAMNI; this is encoded by the coding sequence ATGCCATCGCGCAAGGGGCCGCCGGACATCGTCCATCACGCGGCGCTGGATGCGCGTCTGGTCAAGGCCGTGCGCGGGGTGCGCCTGCTCGCCCTGGCGAGCTGGCCGCGCTCGCTGCAGGAGCCGTTTCTGCAGAGCGTGGCGCGCGGGCAGCCGGAGCTGCCGCAGGTGGACTACCCGGTGCTGGATTTTGGCGACACCCGGCGCGAACTGGCCGCGATTGCAAAGGCCGCCGACCCCCATCATCCGCTCGGCGCGTATCTGATCGATTCGACGCATAGCTGGAGCCTGGCGGCCGGCCTGCTGGAATCGCTGGGCACCAGCGCGGTCAGCGACTACTCGGCGCAGTTGTTTGGCGTGCCCGACGACCCGATGCCGGGCAATGGCCCGAGCACGCGCGAGGCGGCGCGGCATTTTATCCAGATTGCGCAGGAACTCGACCGTGAGTTGCTGGCGCCGGAAGAGCAGGTGCCGGTCTCCGCCACCGCATTGCGCATGCAGCTGCAGAACGATCTGGATGGGTTTTTCGAAGGGCGCGTCATCACCGTCACCCTGGACCCAGATCTGCTCGCCAAGGCGGCGGCGGGCGCGCACCGGATTCGTTTGCGCACCGGTGCCACCTTCAGCGATTACGATCGCGCGCAGCTGTTCCACCACGAGGCGCTGGTGCATTCGCTCACCGCGCTCAACGGGCGCGCGCAGGTGCATCTGCCCAGCCTGGGCATCTCCTCGCCACGCACCACCGCCACCCAGGAAGGCCTGGCAACCTTTGCCGAACAGATCACCGGCAGTATCGATATCGAGCGCATGAAACGCATCAGCCTGCGCATCGAAGCGATTGCGATGGCGCGGTCGGGCGCGGACTTTATCGACGTGTTCCGCTATTTCACCGGTAGCGGGCAGAGCGCCAGCGAAAGTTTTTCGTCGGCGCAACGCGTGTTCCGCGGGGTGCCCACTGCCGGCGGCGGTGCGTTCACCAAAGACACCGTGTACCTGCGTGGTCTGGTCGCGGTGCATACGTTCTTTCGGCATGCCCTGCAGCGCGACCAGCTGCAGCTATGCCGTTATCTGTTCGCCGGCAAGATGGCGCTGGGCGATGTGGCCCGTTTCGCCCCGTTGTTCGACAGTGGGGTGCTGATCGCGCCGCGCTGGCTGCCGCCGTGGGTGAGCCGGGTCAGCGGGCTGGCCGGCATGCTGGCATTCTCGTTATTCGCCAATCGCATCCGCATGGACCAGTTGCAGCCGCCGGCAATGAATATCTGA
- a CDS encoding pyridoxal phosphate-dependent aminotransferase → MSTAPQKPLAIRERLSEVRYEIRGELARRARELEAQGRKLIKLNIGNPGAFGFRAPEHLQRAIADDMGRTDPYTHQQGLPEAREAIATAYSRRQHPDAHPDRIFVGNGVSELIDLSLRALLNPGDEVLVPSPDYPLWSAATILNDGRPVYYRCAPENGFQPDPVEIETLVSSRTRAIVLINPNNPSGASYSRELLERIVAIATKHNLLLMVDEIYDQVLYDGAAFMPVAPLAGAHPCITFSGLSKVHRACGWRVGWALLSGEQSRINDLRNAMDLLGALRLCANVPGQYAIDAAVNGPDTISALCAPGGRLYETRRAVIEACVASEHLQLVAPAGALYAFPAVVGAAARNFDDHAFALDLMNEEGVLVVPGSSFNVPYRHHFRVTLMPEATVMRDVFARIDRALARRAEAVTKVVPLKSRSVA, encoded by the coding sequence ATGTCCACTGCCCCGCAAAAGCCGCTCGCCATTCGCGAGCGTCTGTCCGAAGTCCGCTACGAAATCCGGGGCGAGCTGGCGCGGCGAGCGCGGGAGTTGGAGGCGCAGGGCCGCAAGCTGATCAAGCTCAATATCGGTAACCCGGGAGCGTTCGGGTTCCGCGCGCCGGAGCATCTGCAGCGCGCGATCGCCGACGACATGGGCCGCACCGATCCCTATACCCATCAGCAAGGCCTGCCCGAAGCGCGCGAGGCGATCGCCACCGCGTATTCGCGTCGCCAGCACCCCGATGCCCATCCAGACCGCATTTTTGTCGGCAACGGGGTCAGTGAGCTGATCGACCTATCGTTGCGCGCCCTGCTCAACCCCGGCGACGAAGTGCTGGTGCCCTCGCCCGACTACCCGCTGTGGTCGGCGGCCACCATCCTCAACGATGGCCGCCCGGTGTATTACCGCTGCGCGCCGGAGAACGGCTTCCAGCCGGACCCGGTGGAGATCGAGACGCTGGTGTCCTCGCGCACCCGCGCCATCGTGCTGATCAATCCGAACAACCCCAGCGGCGCCAGCTATTCGCGCGAGTTGCTGGAACGCATCGTGGCGATTGCGACCAAGCACAACCTGCTGTTGATGGTCGACGAGATCTACGACCAGGTGCTCTACGACGGCGCGGCCTTCATGCCGGTGGCGCCGTTGGCCGGTGCGCACCCGTGCATCACGTTCAGTGGACTGAGCAAGGTGCATCGCGCCTGTGGCTGGCGGGTGGGCTGGGCGCTGCTGTCCGGCGAGCAATCGCGCATCAACGACCTGCGCAACGCGATGGACCTGCTCGGCGCCTTGCGCCTGTGCGCCAACGTGCCGGGCCAGTACGCCATCGATGCGGCGGTCAATGGGCCGGACACCATTTCCGCGTTGTGCGCGCCCGGTGGCCGTCTGTATGAAACCCGGCGTGCGGTGATCGAGGCCTGTGTGGCCAGCGAGCATCTGCAGCTGGTGGCACCTGCCGGGGCGCTGTACGCATTTCCGGCGGTGGTCGGCGCGGCCGCGCGCAATTTCGACGATCACGCGTTCGCACTCGATCTGATGAACGAAGAAGGGGTGTTGGTTGTGCCCGGCTCCAGCTTCAACGTGCCGTACCGCCATCACTTCCGCGTGACCCTGATGCCGGAGGCAACGGTCATGCGCGATGTGTTCGCGCGCATCGACCGCGCACTGGCACGTCGCGCCGAAGCGGTGACCAAAGTGGTGCCACTCAAGTCGCGCAGCGTCGCTTGA